The uncultured Roseibium sp. genome contains a region encoding:
- the fghA gene encoding S-formylglutathione hydrolase, protein MKTVSENRAYGGVQGVYSHASEACSCDMTFAVYMPPQAKDGPVPCLWYLSGLTCTHENAMTKAGLQAHAAEFGLALVFPDTSPRGDGVANDDAYDLGQGAGFYVNATEAPWAPHFNMYDYVTKELRSLVEANFAVTDAHGITGHSMGGHGALTLAIANPDLYGSLSAFAPIAHPTASDWGRKQLAAYLGTGETVWAAHDAALLLRDKGWKSDILVDQGASDQFLDLLKPEALAAVLAETRTPSTFRMQEGYDHSYYFVSTFGRDHVQWHAERLKG, encoded by the coding sequence ATGAAGACCGTTTCCGAGAACCGTGCCTATGGCGGTGTGCAGGGTGTTTACAGCCATGCATCCGAAGCCTGTTCCTGCGACATGACCTTCGCGGTCTATATGCCGCCGCAGGCCAAGGACGGCCCGGTGCCGTGCCTGTGGTATCTTTCCGGTCTGACCTGCACCCATGAAAACGCCATGACCAAGGCCGGACTGCAGGCCCATGCGGCGGAGTTCGGACTGGCGCTGGTCTTTCCCGATACCAGCCCACGCGGGGACGGCGTGGCGAACGACGATGCCTATGACCTTGGCCAGGGTGCCGGCTTCTATGTGAATGCCACAGAGGCTCCCTGGGCTCCGCATTTCAATATGTACGACTATGTCACCAAGGAGCTGCGTTCCCTGGTGGAGGCAAACTTCGCCGTCACCGATGCGCATGGGATCACTGGCCATTCCATGGGCGGACACGGGGCGCTGACGCTGGCGATCGCCAATCCGGACCTCTATGGCTCACTCTCCGCATTTGCCCCGATTGCCCATCCCACGGCATCCGACTGGGGGCGCAAGCAGTTGGCGGCCTATCTGGGGACAGGCGAAACGGTCTGGGCGGCGCATGACGCCGCGCTGCTTTTGAGGGACAAGGGCTGGAAATCGGACATCCTTGTCGACCAGGGGGCGAGTGATCAGTTCCTCGACCTTTTGAAGCCGGAAGCACTGGCGGCGGTCCTTGCCGAAACCAGGACGCCGTCGACCTTTCGGATGCAGGAAGGCTATGACCACTCTTATTATTTTGTGTCCACCTTCGGCCGGGACCACGTGCAGTGGCACGCGGAGCGGCTCAAAGGCTGA
- a CDS encoding lysophospholipid acyltransferase family protein, whose product MREKAEVAPRPGDTPRQPGRPPLALDAIPFEETYPDEPSAPPLHDLLARDRERNQSARRHWLRHPIEGTVNRIFHEILRFTPCEVTSGVGAALSPLAYRRYRDRKFARRIARNLKTLAPDLCDTEAHHEACLKTWWCNIGRTIAEFSSVNRLWPEGRITVEGAENLEVARAMGGPLIFVSMHLATWEAIFAAVQLGLAPPNIGPFQPEPNRFTNRIVYNSRKRRNQYLFPPGQRSAYRLHRLLTGGGAASMTIFIDEVRDNQVHLPLFGRKPPDKGNAVVAIKLANASGGTLVPIYLTRKKGARFRLRILPPVPKRPAADTPYPVPDTILKFNEIFEPLVLKNIREWYMLAELRLPKRGKA is encoded by the coding sequence ATGCGCGAAAAGGCTGAGGTGGCGCCACGACCAGGCGACACGCCGCGGCAGCCGGGCCGGCCGCCACTGGCGCTCGATGCCATTCCCTTTGAGGAAACCTATCCGGACGAACCGTCTGCGCCGCCCCTTCATGATCTCTTAGCCCGCGATCGGGAACGGAACCAGTCGGCACGCCGCCACTGGCTGCGCCACCCGATTGAGGGAACCGTCAACCGGATCTTCCACGAGATTCTGCGGTTTACGCCCTGTGAGGTGACGTCAGGGGTCGGCGCGGCACTGAGCCCCTTGGCCTATCGGCGCTACAGGGACCGAAAATTCGCCCGACGTATTGCCCGGAACCTGAAAACGCTCGCGCCCGATCTGTGCGATACGGAAGCGCACCACGAAGCCTGCCTAAAGACATGGTGGTGCAACATCGGCCGGACCATCGCCGAGTTTTCATCCGTAAACCGGCTCTGGCCCGAAGGCCGGATCACCGTCGAAGGCGCGGAAAATCTTGAGGTCGCGCGCGCAATGGGCGGACCGCTGATCTTCGTCTCCATGCACCTGGCGACCTGGGAAGCGATTTTCGCAGCTGTCCAACTGGGACTCGCCCCTCCGAACATAGGTCCGTTCCAGCCGGAACCGAACCGGTTCACCAACCGGATCGTCTATAATTCCCGCAAGCGGCGGAATCAGTATCTGTTTCCCCCGGGCCAACGCAGCGCCTATCGCCTGCACCGCCTGCTCACCGGTGGAGGAGCGGCCTCGATGACGATCTTCATCGATGAAGTGCGGGACAACCAGGTCCACCTGCCCCTGTTCGGGCGCAAGCCACCGGACAAGGGTAACGCCGTCGTCGCGATTAAGCTTGCCAACGCGTCGGGCGGAACCCTGGTTCCGATCTACCTGACTCGAAAAAAAGGCGCCCGCTTCCGCCTTCGCATCCTGCCGCCTGTACCTAAGCGACCCGCAGCGGATACGCCCTACCCCGTGCCCGATACCATCTTGAAATTCAACGAGATATTCGAACCTCTGGTGCTGAAAAACATCCGAGAATGGTACATGCTCGCAGAGCTGCGCCTGCCGAAGCGTGGGAAAGCCTGA
- a CDS encoding 2-dehydropantoate 2-reductase: MDIVILGAGALGSVLGGLMARADIPVTLLDVNQAHIDAINATGLRLDLDGESNTWKIPAMRPEDYTGPADLIILLTKTMHTAVALQSVERLITTGARVLTIQNGLGNADRVAEYVPHDHILEGSTMIPADLKGPGHAATHAGMATTFKSLTPRGRPFAEKLAERMAPVDFVLDDHADVVIWQKAAFNCALNTISALCGARVGDIANEPSAVVLAKAAADEVVDVANAKGIAAMIDAVHAKIDEALAHHKPHKASMLQDVEAGRPTEIEALCGMVEREAAAYDVHAPINKALAALIRLKESAAKAEW; this comes from the coding sequence ATGGATATCGTCATACTCGGCGCAGGCGCACTCGGCTCAGTCCTTGGAGGTCTGATGGCGCGCGCGGATATTCCCGTCACGCTTCTGGACGTCAACCAGGCCCATATCGACGCGATCAACGCAACCGGCCTGCGCCTGGATCTGGATGGGGAAAGCAACACCTGGAAAATTCCGGCCATGCGCCCGGAAGACTATACAGGCCCTGCCGATCTTATCATCCTGCTGACGAAGACGATGCATACGGCCGTTGCCCTGCAATCGGTGGAACGGCTGATCACGACCGGCGCCCGAGTACTGACCATCCAGAACGGTCTCGGCAATGCCGACCGGGTCGCCGAATACGTTCCGCATGACCATATCCTGGAAGGCTCGACCATGATCCCCGCGGATCTGAAAGGTCCAGGCCACGCAGCAACCCATGCGGGCATGGCCACGACCTTCAAATCGCTGACCCCTCGGGGGCGTCCGTTCGCGGAGAAACTCGCCGAACGCATGGCGCCGGTGGATTTCGTTCTCGATGATCACGCGGATGTGGTCATCTGGCAGAAGGCCGCTTTCAACTGCGCGCTCAATACCATCAGCGCGCTGTGCGGAGCCCGGGTCGGAGACATCGCAAACGAGCCCAGCGCCGTCGTTCTCGCCAAGGCCGCCGCCGACGAAGTCGTCGACGTTGCGAACGCCAAGGGCATCGCGGCAATGATTGACGCGGTCCACGCCAAGATCGACGAGGCTCTCGCCCATCACAAGCCGCACAAGGCCTCCATGCTGCAGGATGTGGAGGCCGGGCGCCCAACGGAAATCGAGGCGCTTTGCGGCATGGTGGAACGGGAAGCGGCCGCTTACGACGTCCACGCACCGATCAACAAGGCGCTCGCCGCCCTGATCCGCCTGAAGGAAAGCGCCGCAAAGGCGGAATGGTAG
- a CDS encoding cytochrome P450 — protein MNEKEKGVTLADPVNDKAPEEDFIPPYPYRFQSAPPVWKLIGMAKKNFLAIWGVEDFRGRLRSRKVFTRELVVCNKPDVVREAFQVNHETLQRKSPQMRHALEPLLGDGLFVSDTATWAKRRKVVAPIIHGSRVPGFAPIMVDTIMEKRAEWAALQNGAEIDALGEMAHLTAEIICRTIFGRQLGKNYASEVVQGFSDYQKYIDQVDMISMFGLPEWLPRFRGNAIKKSKERILSVLDEIIDSYQAQKEAGEASVIGGLLEARDEDGNPLSRDAIRNEAAVIFMAGHETTANTLAWTWYLLSQSPKVARRLRKEVTKALGDRTPDFKDVANLPYTRAIIEESLRLYPPVPILAREAMADTEISGKPISKGSLVMVVPWLMHRNPGLWEKPDAFWPDRFIKKKTKKPNKYGYVPFSIGPRICAGLQFGLTEAILSLAILARDFDLRLVPGTDVQPVCRLTLRPGDKLPMTVHARKG, from the coding sequence TTGAATGAGAAGGAAAAGGGTGTGACCCTCGCCGATCCCGTGAACGACAAGGCCCCAGAGGAAGACTTCATACCGCCCTACCCTTACCGGTTTCAGAGCGCACCACCGGTTTGGAAACTGATCGGCATGGCAAAGAAGAATTTCCTTGCCATCTGGGGCGTGGAGGATTTCCGGGGGCGGCTGAGAAGCCGCAAGGTATTCACGCGCGAGCTTGTTGTCTGCAACAAGCCTGACGTTGTGCGGGAGGCCTTCCAGGTCAACCACGAAACCCTGCAACGCAAGAGCCCCCAGATGCGCCACGCGCTGGAGCCGCTCCTGGGTGACGGCCTCTTCGTCAGCGACACGGCAACCTGGGCGAAGCGGCGCAAGGTGGTCGCGCCGATCATCCATGGTTCCCGCGTTCCGGGCTTTGCGCCGATCATGGTCGATACGATCATGGAAAAGCGCGCCGAATGGGCTGCACTGCAAAACGGCGCGGAAATCGACGCCTTGGGCGAAATGGCCCACCTGACGGCGGAAATCATCTGCCGGACGATCTTCGGTCGCCAGCTTGGCAAAAACTACGCCAGCGAAGTGGTTCAGGGCTTTTCCGATTATCAGAAATATATCGATCAGGTCGACATGATCTCCATGTTCGGCCTGCCCGAATGGCTGCCACGCTTCCGGGGCAACGCGATCAAGAAGTCCAAGGAGCGCATCCTGAGCGTCCTTGATGAAATCATCGACAGCTACCAGGCCCAGAAGGAAGCCGGTGAAGCCTCGGTGATCGGCGGCTTGCTCGAAGCCCGTGACGAGGACGGCAATCCCCTGTCCAGAGACGCGATTCGAAACGAAGCGGCGGTGATCTTCATGGCCGGCCACGAGACCACGGCCAACACGCTCGCATGGACCTGGTACCTGCTCTCGCAATCTCCGAAGGTTGCAAGACGACTCCGAAAGGAAGTCACGAAGGCGTTGGGTGATCGAACGCCGGACTTCAAGGATGTCGCCAACCTGCCTTACACGCGCGCGATCATCGAGGAATCCTTGCGCCTGTATCCACCGGTGCCGATCCTCGCCCGCGAAGCCATGGCCGACACGGAAATCAGCGGCAAGCCGATCTCCAAGGGATCCCTGGTCATGGTCGTGCCCTGGCTGATGCACCGCAATCCGGGGCTTTGGGAAAAGCCGGACGCCTTCTGGCCGGACCGTTTCATCAAGAAGAAAACCAAAAAGCCGAACAAATACGGCTATGTCCCCTTCAGCATCGGTCCGAGGATCTGCGCCGGGCTGCAATTCGGCCTGACCGAGGCGATCTTGAGCCTCGCAATCCTGGCAAGGGATTTCGACCTGAGGCTCGTTCCAGGTACGGATGTCCAGCCGGTCTGCCGTCTGACCTTGCGGCCGGGCGACAAGCTGCCGATGACGGTGCATGCGCGAAAAGGCTGA
- a CDS encoding pyridoxamine 5'-phosphate oxidase family protein has product MTDTITSLDALERIYGVPVAAATVKVADRVTPLYRQMIDASPFCALATAGPEGLDCSPRGDPGTCVYVEDEKTLLIPDRRGNNRIDSLRNIVRDPRVALMMLIPGSGSTLRINGQAELSVDPDLLQRFAVNGKEPRCMIRITIGELYFQCARAVLRAGLWDQAAQVDPASLPTPGQILADMSNGETGGETYDREWPERAAKSMW; this is encoded by the coding sequence ATGACAGACACAATCACCTCCTTGGACGCACTTGAACGCATCTACGGCGTTCCGGTCGCCGCCGCCACCGTCAAGGTTGCGGACCGTGTCACGCCCCTCTACCGGCAGATGATCGACGCTTCGCCGTTTTGCGCCCTGGCGACGGCTGGTCCCGAAGGGCTGGACTGCTCTCCCCGCGGCGATCCCGGCACCTGCGTCTATGTGGAGGATGAAAAAACGCTGCTCATCCCTGATCGCCGCGGCAACAACCGGATCGATTCCCTGCGCAATATCGTTCGCGATCCGCGGGTGGCGTTGATGATGCTCATCCCGGGATCCGGCAGCACCCTTCGGATCAACGGGCAAGCTGAGCTCTCCGTAGATCCGGACCTGTTGCAACGCTTTGCGGTCAATGGCAAGGAACCCCGCTGCATGATTCGCATCACCATAGGCGAACTTTATTTCCAGTGCGCCAGAGCTGTCCTTCGCGCCGGGCTTTGGGATCAGGCGGCACAGGTCGACCCCGCCTCTCTTCCGACCCCGGGCCAGATACTGGCGGACATGTCGAACGGTGAGACCGGCGGCGAAACCTACGACCGGGAGTGGCCGGAGCGCGCAGCCAAATCGATGTGGTAA
- a CDS encoding DUF423 domain-containing protein, whose product MSHRMIPAQGEPTSALLRVCLVLGGLAGAAGVMLLAMAAHMDTTGLIETAAQMLLFHAPAILAIGALSQSRQSPFLLYALILMVAGLTLFCGDLVSRAFADRRLFPMSAPTGGTMVIIGWAAVVLAALRIRPR is encoded by the coding sequence ATGAGTCACAGAATGATCCCCGCCCAGGGCGAACCGACTTCGGCCCTGCTGCGCGTCTGCCTGGTCCTGGGTGGACTCGCAGGAGCGGCGGGTGTCATGCTGCTGGCCATGGCCGCGCATATGGACACGACCGGTCTGATCGAAACCGCGGCCCAGATGCTTCTGTTCCACGCCCCCGCCATCCTTGCGATCGGCGCCCTCAGTCAGTCCCGCCAGTCGCCGTTTCTGCTCTATGCGCTGATACTGATGGTCGCAGGCCTTACACTTTTCTGTGGCGATCTTGTCAGTCGCGCCTTCGCCGACCGGCGGCTGTTTCCCATGTCCGCCCCAACCGGCGGCACGATGGTGATCATCGGCTGGGCGGCAGTCGTTCTTGCGGCCTTGCGCATTCGCCCCAGATAG
- a CDS encoding M3 family metallopeptidase — protein MPLNPLLSDWTTPFELPPFADIKPGDFTEAFEKSMAEGRAEVNAVADQQEEPTFENTVVALEKSGETLSRVARTFFNLSGAHTNPDLQAIERDIAPKLAKHSSETLLNGTLYDRIAVLWDKKDDLGLNEEESRVLERYHKMFQRAGAGLEAGDKSRMAEISQRLATLGTGFAQNVLKDEADYQLVLETDEDRAGLPDFLLAAAAEAASERGLDGKHVITLSRSSIEPFLQFSSNRALREEAFKAWSARGENGGETDNRAIVAETIRLRAEKAKLLGFDTFADFKLDDTMAKTPEAVRDLLMKVWTPAVKRAAEEEAKLADMARSEGGNFKIAPWDWRYYSEKVRKAEHDLDEAEIKPYLQLDRVIAAAFDTAHRLFGLNFEEKQGLPVYHPDVRVFEVTDRDGKHVGLFLGDYFARPSKRSGAWMSAFRSQHRLKGDVSPIIVNVMNFSKGAKGEATLLTFDDANTLFHEFGHALHGLLSNVTYPIISGTSVARDFVELPSQLYEHWLSQPEVLSRYAVHYRTGEPMPKDLLDKLLAAENFNQGFATVEYTACALVDLEMHLMTDADDLDVTAYEAQALEKIGMPDAITMRHRVPHFAHAFAGDGYSAGYYSYMWSEVMDADAFGAFEEAGDIFHKETAERLLTHIYSAGGRPDPEETYKAFRGRAPKIDALLEKRGLAAA, from the coding sequence ATGCCCCTAAATCCGCTTCTTTCCGACTGGACCACGCCCTTCGAGCTGCCTCCGTTTGCCGACATCAAGCCGGGCGATTTTACGGAAGCCTTCGAAAAATCCATGGCCGAAGGCCGTGCGGAAGTGAATGCGGTCGCGGATCAGCAGGAAGAGCCCACCTTCGAGAACACGGTCGTCGCGCTGGAAAAGTCCGGCGAAACCCTGAGCCGGGTGGCAAGGACCTTCTTCAACCTGTCCGGGGCCCACACCAATCCGGACCTCCAGGCCATCGAGCGCGACATCGCGCCCAAGCTGGCCAAACATTCCTCGGAAACGCTGCTGAACGGCACCCTCTATGACCGCATCGCCGTTCTTTGGGACAAGAAGGACGACCTCGGACTGAACGAAGAGGAATCCCGCGTCCTGGAACGCTATCACAAGATGTTCCAGCGTGCCGGAGCCGGGCTTGAGGCGGGCGACAAGTCCCGCATGGCGGAAATCTCCCAGCGTCTCGCAACATTGGGGACCGGGTTCGCCCAGAACGTCCTGAAGGACGAAGCCGATTATCAGCTTGTATTGGAGACGGACGAAGACCGGGCCGGTCTGCCCGACTTTCTGCTGGCGGCAGCCGCGGAAGCGGCCAGCGAACGCGGCCTGGACGGAAAGCACGTGATCACGCTGTCGCGTTCCTCGATCGAACCATTCCTGCAGTTCTCTTCCAACCGCGCCTTGCGCGAGGAAGCCTTCAAGGCCTGGAGCGCGCGCGGCGAAAACGGCGGAGAGACGGACAACCGCGCCATCGTGGCCGAAACCATCCGGCTCCGGGCGGAAAAGGCAAAGCTGCTCGGTTTCGATACTTTTGCCGATTTCAAGCTCGACGACACCATGGCGAAGACACCGGAAGCCGTCCGCGACCTGCTTATGAAGGTCTGGACACCGGCGGTGAAACGCGCCGCCGAGGAAGAAGCCAAGCTCGCCGACATGGCTCGGTCCGAAGGCGGTAATTTCAAGATCGCTCCCTGGGACTGGCGCTACTATTCGGAGAAGGTCCGCAAGGCGGAACACGACCTGGATGAGGCTGAGATCAAACCCTATCTGCAGCTCGACCGTGTTATCGCGGCCGCTTTCGATACGGCCCACCGCCTGTTCGGCCTCAATTTCGAGGAAAAGCAGGGCCTTCCCGTCTATCATCCGGACGTTCGCGTGTTCGAGGTGACCGACAGGGACGGGAAACATGTCGGCCTGTTCCTGGGCGACTATTTCGCACGCCCCTCGAAGCGCTCCGGTGCCTGGATGAGCGCCTTCCGCTCGCAACACAGGCTGAAGGGCGACGTCTCGCCGATTATCGTCAACGTGATGAACTTTTCCAAGGGGGCTAAGGGCGAAGCCACCCTCTTGACCTTCGACGATGCCAACACCCTGTTCCACGAGTTCGGCCATGCCCTGCACGGGCTCCTGTCGAATGTGACCTATCCGATTATTTCCGGCACCAGTGTCGCGCGGGATTTCGTGGAGCTTCCCTCCCAGCTCTACGAGCACTGGCTGTCGCAGCCGGAAGTGCTGTCGCGCTACGCGGTCCATTACCGGACCGGCGAGCCGATGCCGAAGGATCTGCTCGACAAACTGCTGGCAGCCGAAAACTTCAATCAGGGCTTTGCCACGGTCGAATACACCGCCTGCGCGCTGGTCGACCTGGAAATGCATCTGATGACCGACGCTGACGATCTCGACGTGACCGCCTACGAGGCGCAGGCGTTGGAAAAGATCGGCATGCCGGACGCAATTACCATGCGCCACCGCGTGCCCCATTTCGCTCACGCCTTTGCCGGCGACGGCTATTCCGCCGGCTACTACAGCTACATGTGGTCGGAAGTCATGGATGCGGATGCCTTCGGCGCCTTCGAGGAGGCCGGCGACATTTTCCACAAGGAAACGGCGGAAAGGCTCCTGACCCATATTTATTCAGCCGGTGGCCGTCCCGATCCGGAAGAGACCTACAAGGCATTCCGGGGCCGCGCACCGAAGATCGATGCGCTGCTTGAAAAGCGGGGACTGGCCGCTGCATGA